Proteins encoded by one window of Juglans regia cultivar Chandler chromosome 15, Walnut 2.0, whole genome shotgun sequence:
- the LOC109020055 gene encoding WUSCHEL-related homeobox 1-like produces the protein MWMMGYTDDGEFNLPDSFNGRKLRPLIPRPLLSANNNSTTTPSCLSRLHGTDFFSQCHHLTHVAEQNKRDYNTPPVVVSSRWNPTPEQLRALEELYRRGTRTPSAEQIQHITAQLRRHGKIEGKNVFYWFQNHKARERQKRRRQMESASDEHHCDIETLERKELGAGCMKTVFEVEQTRNWAPYTNCSILAEESVSVQKSAKAAALAECRTDGWIQFDEGELQQRRNFVETNATLQMMQSSCCAPPTHLIYTPTLSAATSNITTTTTKAPATVRTIDQKFIKTRDLNIFMAPYRESSHNLLDSVSNEQDSCGDSQTLQLFPLQSIRDVNDNINDRETEISDSAMNANFTPFQFFEFLPLKN, from the exons ATGTGGATGATGGGTTATACTGATGATGGGGAGTTCAACCTTCCTGATTCATTCAATGGCCGGAAACTTCGGCCTCTCATTCCAAGGCCTTTGCTATCTGCCAACAACAATTCAACAACCACGCCATCTTGCTTGAGCCGTCTTCATGGCACCGATTTTTTTTCACAATGTCACCATCTGA CTCATGTGGCGGAACAAAACAAGAGAGACTACAATACTCCACCCGTTGTAGTGAGCTCAAGGTGGAATCCGACACCGGAGCAGTTGAGGGCACTGGAAGAATTATATCGACGTGGGACGCGGACTCCTTCGGCCGAGCAAATTCAGCATATTACTGCACAGCTTCGAAGACACGGTAAGATTGAAGGGAAGAATGTTTTCTACTGGTTCCAAAATCACAAGGCGCGAGAGAGGCAGAAACGCCGTCGTCAAATGGAATCGGCTTCCGACGAGCACCACTGCGATATTGAAACCTTAGAGAGGAAAGAATTAG GGGCAGGCTGCATGAAGACAGTCTTTGAAGTTGAACAGACCAGGAACTGGGCACCCTATACGAACTGCAGTATTCTGGCAGAG GAATCTGTTTCAGTCCAAAAGTCAGCAAAAGCAGCAGCATTGGCAGAATGTAGGACAGATGGGTGGATCCAATTCGATGAAGGAGAATTACAACAAAGAAGAAACTTTGTGGAAACGAATGCCACGTTGCAGATGATGCAGTCGTCTTGTTGTGCTCCTCCCACCCACCtcatttacacccctactttaTCTGCTGCTACTTCTAATATTACTACTACGACCACTAAGGCCCCAGCAACAGTAAGAACAATTGACCAAAAGTTCATTAAGACTCGTGACCTGAACATCTTTATGGCACCCTACAGAGAAAGTAGTCATAACCTCTTGGACAGTGTCAGCAATGAACAAGATAGCTGTGGGGATTCACAAACCCTTCAACTGTTCCCTCTTCAGAGCATCAGGGATGTCAACGACAACATTAACGACAGAGAAACTGAGATATCGGATTCAGCCATGAATGCCAACTTCACACCTTTCCAGTTTTTTGAGTTCCTTCCATTGAAAAACTAA